A region of Athene noctua chromosome 12, bAthNoc1.hap1.1, whole genome shotgun sequence DNA encodes the following proteins:
- the LOC141964988 gene encoding START domain-containing protein 10-like yields the protein MSRGGEMVYIPDDSDFSSFRDQCESLEGWHCRYNKAGVTVWSQGQEENCTVQKIKTRISCKDVPAETLYDVLHDTHYRKKWDSNMIETYDIGRLTVNADVGYYSWKCPSPLKNRDFVTLRSWLPLGNDYMIINYSVKHPKYPPRKDFVRAVSLQTGYLIKANGAGACVLYYLTQVDPRGSLPKWVVNRVSQFVAPKAMKKIYKAGLKYPEWKRKHDPGYKPWVYPEQNTLPSVSLTELSVQHADSLENIDETGLSEDHLSTSDHEA from the exons atgTCCAGAGGAGGCGAGATGGTTTATATCCCGGATGACTCTGACTTCAGCTCCTTCCGGGATCAGTGTGAGAGCCTGGAGGGCTGGCACTGCCGGTATAACAAGGCTGGCGTGACCGTGTGGAGTCAGGGCCAGGAAGAAAACTGCACTGTGCAGAAAATCAAG ACTCGCATCTCCTGCAAGGACGTCCCTGCTGAGACACTCTATGATGTGCTGCACGACACCCACTACCGCAAGAAATGGGACTCAAACATGATTGAGACCTATGACATCGGGCGTCTGACCGTTAATGCTGATGTGGGATACTACTCCT GGAAATGCCCAAGCCCCCTGAAGAACCGGGATTTTGTCACCCTGCGGtcctggctgcccttgggcaaTGACTACATGATCATCAACTACAGCGTCAAACACCCG AAATATCCGCCCCGGAAGGATTTTGTGAGGGCCGTGTCCCTGCAGACAGGTTACCTGATCAAGGCGAATGGTGCCGGTGCCTGCGTCCTCTATTATCTCACCCAGGTGGACCCTCGCG GGTCGCTGCCAAAGTGGGTGGTGAACCGCGTCTCCCAGTTTGTGGCACCAAAG GCGATGAAGAAGATCTACAAGGCTGGGCTGAAGTACCCTGAGTGGAAACGCAAACACGACCCTGGATACAAGCCCTGGGTGTACCCAGAGCAGAACACACTGCCCAGTGTCAGCCTGACCGAGCTCTCGGTGCAGCATGCCGACTCACTGGAGAACATCGATGAGACAGGGCTGTCTGAGGACCACCTGAGCACCAGTGACCACGAGGCTTGA